A stretch of the Streptomyces sp. NBC_01428 genome encodes the following:
- a CDS encoding dipeptidase: MTTLPLIVNALGQLDNPNAPGSAEAAAELNPSSEQLTIDARTLADAHASGLTAVNITLGYTMGDLPPYEHTLHEIDVWDGIIRDHAADLLKVRTVADVHRARREGRVGVIYGFQNAVAVGNDTSRVATFAERGVRVVQLTYNQANHIGDGSMAPENRGLTDFGRGLVEALDEYHLMVDLSHSGERTCLEAAKTARLPVSINHTGCRALADLPRNKTDEELRLVASRGGFVGIYFMPFLNPSGHASAADVVEHIVHAVNVCGEDHVGIGTDGTVTSIDDLDAYRAHLAEHVALRREAGVGAAGERDDTLPFVLDLRGVDQFRDLIRLLEQRGYSSGRIEKILGTNFLDYADRVWAPEASR, translated from the coding sequence ATGACCACCCTTCCCCTGATCGTCAACGCGCTCGGACAGCTCGACAACCCGAACGCTCCCGGGTCGGCCGAGGCGGCAGCCGAGTTGAACCCGTCCAGCGAGCAACTGACCATCGACGCGCGCACCCTGGCCGACGCCCACGCCTCGGGTCTCACCGCCGTCAACATCACCCTCGGCTACACCATGGGGGACCTGCCCCCGTACGAGCACACGCTGCACGAGATCGACGTCTGGGACGGGATCATCCGCGACCATGCGGCGGACCTCCTCAAGGTCCGTACGGTCGCCGACGTCCACCGCGCCCGGCGGGAAGGGCGGGTCGGTGTCATCTACGGTTTCCAGAACGCGGTCGCCGTCGGGAACGACACGAGCCGCGTCGCCACCTTCGCCGAGCGCGGCGTACGGGTCGTCCAGCTCACGTACAACCAGGCCAACCACATCGGCGACGGCTCGATGGCTCCCGAGAACCGGGGCCTGACCGACTTCGGCCGCGGTCTCGTCGAGGCCCTCGACGAGTACCACCTCATGGTGGACCTCTCCCACAGCGGTGAACGCACCTGCCTGGAGGCCGCCAAGACCGCCCGGCTCCCCGTGTCGATCAACCACACCGGCTGCCGCGCCCTCGCCGACCTGCCCCGCAACAAGACGGACGAGGAACTGCGCCTGGTGGCCTCGCGCGGCGGCTTCGTGGGCATCTACTTCATGCCGTTCCTGAACCCGTCCGGCCACGCGAGCGCCGCCGACGTCGTCGAGCACATCGTCCACGCGGTGAACGTGTGCGGTGAGGACCACGTCGGCATCGGCACCGACGGCACGGTCACCTCCATCGACGACCTCGACGCCTACCGCGCGCACCTCGCCGAACACGTGGCCCTGCGGCGCGAGGCCGGCGTCGGCGCGGCGGGAGAGCGGGACGACACGCTGCCGTTCGTGCTCGACCTCCGCGGAGTCGACCAGTTCCGCGACCTGATCCGCCTCCTGGAGCAGCGGGGTTACAGTTCCGGGCGCATCGAGAAGATCCTCGGCACGAACTTCCTCGACTACGCGGACCGGGTGTGGGCGCCGGAGGCCTCGCGGTAG